Proteins found in one Legionella pneumophila subsp. pascullei genomic segment:
- a CDS encoding ATP-binding protein, whose translation MKSSIRKFLLINLLLAITITTTLTAIGNYYLDQKDIQDHLDTLMAISALSYQALLGDDLHQRPLAKIQNALESIPQKINTYYQKRYLNDEPQENYLDKFNFQVWTNGGKLLLHSPTAPKIPLTAETDGFSDKRISNQDWRVFTTYNDKAGIRTVLAERYDTRNELGHRIAQDDLYIMLLTFPLSGLLIWIIIGRGLDSLDRVAEEVANRAPSHLEPVDLQEVPEEIKPVIDELNKLFFRLKEGFEREKRFAADAAHELRTPLAALKAQAQVALNSNDIEEKNQALQKLIASVNRSTHIVQQLLTMSKLVPEATELHEQDEVNLSKLTREILAMLAPSAVEKQIELEFETDEKIPKIYGNPTALGILIRNLVDNSIRYSMENGRVIVRLLKHNNEIILEVCDNGPGIPPELQKRVFERFFRVLGNKSPGSGLGLAIVQQICELHGGRVVLDSPKIGTGLIVRVYLPIKTKPK comes from the coding sequence GTGAAATCGTCTATTCGAAAATTTTTATTAATTAATCTGCTCCTTGCAATTACTATTACAACAACATTGACTGCTATTGGTAACTATTATCTTGACCAAAAAGATATTCAAGACCACCTTGATACCTTGATGGCTATCTCTGCACTGTCTTACCAAGCCTTATTAGGGGATGATCTTCATCAAAGACCACTTGCAAAAATTCAAAATGCCCTGGAATCCATTCCTCAAAAAATTAATACTTATTACCAAAAAAGATATTTAAATGACGAGCCTCAAGAGAATTATTTGGATAAATTTAATTTTCAAGTATGGACGAATGGAGGTAAATTACTATTACATTCACCTACCGCCCCTAAAATACCATTAACAGCAGAGACAGATGGCTTCAGCGATAAAAGAATCTCTAACCAGGATTGGAGGGTATTCACAACTTATAATGACAAAGCAGGGATTCGTACTGTACTGGCGGAACGTTATGATACCAGAAATGAGCTGGGTCACAGAATTGCCCAAGATGATCTCTATATTATGTTGCTCACTTTTCCATTATCAGGGCTGTTGATATGGATCATTATTGGAAGAGGATTAGACAGTCTGGACAGGGTAGCAGAAGAGGTTGCTAACCGTGCCCCCAGTCATCTGGAACCCGTTGATTTACAAGAAGTTCCTGAGGAAATTAAACCTGTAATTGATGAGTTGAATAAATTGTTTTTTCGGCTCAAGGAAGGTTTTGAGCGTGAAAAACGATTTGCTGCCGATGCGGCGCATGAGTTGAGGACACCCCTTGCAGCACTTAAAGCCCAAGCTCAAGTGGCTTTGAATTCCAATGATATAGAAGAAAAAAATCAGGCTTTACAAAAATTAATTGCCAGTGTTAATCGAAGCACACATATAGTGCAGCAGTTACTAACCATGAGTAAACTGGTACCAGAAGCTACAGAATTACATGAGCAAGATGAAGTCAATCTAAGCAAATTAACTCGTGAAATCTTAGCCATGTTAGCTCCGTCTGCAGTCGAAAAACAAATTGAACTGGAATTTGAAACCGATGAAAAAATACCTAAAATTTATGGAAATCCAACCGCTTTGGGAATATTAATACGCAATTTGGTTGACAACTCCATTCGATATTCCATGGAAAACGGAAGAGTCATTGTTCGATTATTAAAACATAACAATGAAATCATACTCGAAGTATGTGACAATGGTCCAGGGATCCCGCCTGAATTACAAAAACGAGTTTTTGAAAGATTCTTTAGAGTATTAGGAAATAAAAGCCCTGGTAGCGGACTGGGTTTGGCTATTGTGCAGCAAATTTGCGAACTTCATGGTGGAAGAGTCGTGCTTGATTCACCTAAAATTGGCACAGGCCTAATTGTAAGAGTTTATTTGCCCATCAAAACAAAACCAAAATAA